The sequence AGGCGCCCCCGCCATCGGCACGACCAGCGCCGGAATCGCCTTCGCGCTGGGCTACCCGGACGGACAGATCGCGCCCGTCGGGTTACTGCTGGACGCCCTGGCGCGCATCGTGCGGGCCACCGCCCGGCCCGTCACCGCTGACCTGGAAGGCGGGTACGCCCCTGACCCAGAGGGCGTCGCGGCGACTGTGACCCGCGCGCTGCGGCTGGGCGTGGCGGGCCTGAATCTGGAGGACGCCACCGGCACGCCCACCGACCCACTGCGCCCTGTGCAGGAGCAGGTTCTGCGGCTGCGTGCCGCCCGGCACGCCGCTGACCGGCTGGGCGTGCTGGCCTACCTGAATGCCCGCACCGACACGTACCTCGCCGGCTTCGGGGCCACCCCCGCCGAACGTTTCGCGGAGACCGTCCGGCGCGGCCGGGCGTACCTGCACGCCG comes from Deinococcus radiotolerans and encodes:
- a CDS encoding isocitrate lyase/PEP mutase family protein — encoded protein: MIRPDHARTLHDLHAPAGGGLILPNAWDAASARTLEHAGAPAIGTTSAGIAFALGYPDGQIAPVGLLLDALARIVRATARPVTADLEGGYAPDPEGVAATVTRALRLGVAGLNLEDATGTPTDPLRPVQEQVLRLRAARHAADRLGVLAYLNARTDTYLAGFGATPAERFAETVRRGRAYLHAGADSVFVPGLTDPATLRDLRAALGGPVSVMLLPSGPDAHTLLRAGASRVSTGPALMLAALGHTLSLTHDLLGPGTPPATPGPDYAQVQEWFSAGPSLAQQ